In Selenihalanaerobacter shriftii, a genomic segment contains:
- a CDS encoding helix-turn-helix domain-containing protein: protein MRQSNYIIEREKGKHLKLGARKIIAHLYNKQNKNYSEIAREMNCHRTTISREIKKGLTTFKNADWSDREVYV, encoded by the coding sequence CGTCAAAGTAATTATATCATAGAAAGAGAAAAAGGGAAACATTTAAAACTAGGAGCTCGTAAGATTATTGCTCATTTATATAATAAGCAAAATAAAAATTATAGTGAAATAGCCCGAGAAATGAACTGTCATAGGACAACAATAAGCCGAGAAATAAAAAAGGGTTTAACTACTTTTAAAAACGCAGATTGGTCTGATAGAGAAGTTTATGTGC